The following DNA comes from Leptolyngbyaceae cyanobacterium.
CGATCGCTTGATACACTTTACCCAACTTTAATCCCAATGGTAGGGAAACTAAAGAGCGGATTTCTCTAGCAGTGGAGTATTGCAGTTGCCAACTTCCGTTTAGTAAAGAAATAGCATTTACTAGAGGTTTCGGATTTGGATTACAGCTTTCGACTTGGATAGTCAACTGTTCAATTTCAGCAGCAGTAGTTTCTTTTATCTGCAAATTGGTAAAAGGAGAACCATCTTGATTGGGTTGAATCTCTTCAAGAAAAGCTCTTAATTTTTCCTTTAACAACAGTCGATTATCCAAGGTTACTATCTTCCTTTAACAGAGGTTTACCTTTTATTGTTTGTTGATGTGAATCAACTCCGTCAAGATGCTTTCTAAGCTACCGTTAACTTGGATTTTATCTATTTTCTCAGCAATCCGTTCGAGAACTTCCAACTCCTTCAGACGCAAAGCCACGGGGTTATCTTCCATTACTTTGGCAGTATTCAGCATACTACGAGTTGCGGCAGTTTCTTCGCGGCGACGCACTACGTTAGCTTGAGCGGCTTTTTCTGCTTCTACGACTTTGCTCAAAATAGTCTTGATTTCGCCGGGGAGAATGATATCTTTCACCCCAACAGAGTCAATTTCAACTCCATAGTCGGCGGTTTTCTGACGAATATGTTCGGCAATACTGGTATCGATCGCACCTTTATCCTCCAGTAAAGCATCTAAAGTGCGATCGCCTACCGTTGCGCGTAAAGCAAACTGTAACTCTTTGTATAAGTAATTACCCACATTGGATAAAGCGTTTTTAGCTTTCAATGGGTCGATAATCCGGTAGCCAGCCGTTAAATTCAAGCGCAGAGGCACTTTATCCTTAGAAAGGATATCTTGACCGGATACTTCCATCATTTGCAGTCTCAGATCGATCGTTTCCGTTTGCCAAGAACGCCCGAATTTCCACCAAGCATGGATTCCTGGTTGAAGTTGCGTTTGATACTCTTGATTTACGTACAGTAACCCAATGTGCTGTGCTGGTACTTCTACAATGTGCAAAGAATTGCGGCTCAAAGATACTACATCTGAGGAACCGGAGACTAATTCTGCAACTAGATTAGGTGGCAATTTAGCATCAGTGCTGATGTCAATTGTTTCTACTTCCACACCTCGCCAAAATAGCTTGCGGCTACTTGGTGCAAGAATAGAGACAACTTTCCGTTGATAGCGAACGATCGCAACTTGATGATTTTGCAATTGTACAACTTGGCAGTAAGCTGCCACAAAATCAGGATGTTGCTCGATCAATACATCTTCTAAAGGAAAGTCTGGATTTGGTACGATCCTGCTGAGAGTGCGTACTACAACTTCGCGATCGAAATTCCAAAACGCATACTCGCCTGCCGAGAGCGATCGCACGAAGTTATTCTGCACGTAAAGCAAACCAATTTCCGACTCTGAAATTAGAAATTTCTTGATGCCATTTAAAGCAATTCCGCGCAATTCGCGTACCAACGGAACAGGCAACTCCAGACCTTCATCTAAATCAAAAAGATGACATTCCACCTCAATAAAACCGCGCCAAAAAGCCACCAATTTATTTGGTGCAACGCTGACCCAACTTTGTCCGCAGCGCACCAAAGCAGCTTGATTGAATCCAGTTCTTACTATTAATAGATGTTGCTCTAACTCCGAACTATGATTTCGCAGCAATA
Coding sequences within:
- a CDS encoding slipin family protein, producing MWNTFYIKPNEIGILYHRSDFKKILQPGTYTYWGWHWQLKTYDLNQPEAKIENLELLLRNHSSELEQHLLIVRTGFNQAALVRCGQSWVSVAPNKLVAFWRGFIEVECHLFDLDEGLELPVPLVRELRGIALNGIKKFLISESEIGLLYVQNNFVRSLSAGEYAFWNFDREVVVRTLSRIVPNPDFPLEDVLIEQHPDFVAAYCQVVQLQNHQVAIVRYQRKVVSILAPSSRKLFWRGVEVETIDISTDAKLPPNLVAELVSGSSDVVSLSRNSLHIVEVPAQHIGLLYVNQEYQTQLQPGIHAWWKFGRSWQTETIDLRLQMMEVSGQDILSKDKVPLRLNLTAGYRIIDPLKAKNALSNVGNYLYKELQFALRATVGDRTLDALLEDKGAIDTSIAEHIRQKTADYGVEIDSVGVKDIILPGEIKTILSKVVEAEKAAQANVVRRREETAATRSMLNTAKVMEDNPVALRLKELEVLERIAEKIDKIQVNGSLESILTELIHINKQ